From Halorubrum salinarum, the proteins below share one genomic window:
- the flaJ gene encoding archaellar assembly protein FlaJ, translating into MAVKQFGDGLATAAQLTSEVMESYEQLDISKGKYVGLVLLPALFVFLGSVVGLVALPLPFAARVPIPMFGGLVLFAAVIYPKIYLSSLETKIDNQLHLVMTHMTVLSTTNIDRMEVFRTLAQEEEYGVAAEEIGRVVHLVDTWNQSLDDACRRRAQEVPSDAMADFFDRLGYTMGAGQSLEEFLVSEQDVMLAQYETRYESALSNLEVMKDLYMSMILSMTFALVFAVVLPILTGNNPTATVAAVIVLFVFVQLGFYAMIRATSPYDPIWYHPDERAPGDLKLWGSLIGGGALSLLLIGITAAGMFGFGPGLPGLLFFLDDVRLPLYLAVPISPLIITGVVLRQEEQAITARDGEFPSFVRALGATESAKQSTTTDVLTTLRDKNFGELSEAIERLYRRLNMRISTEGAWRAFTRDTRSYLIQKFSEMYLVGRRMGGDPKLLGELISKNMNAVNQLREQRRQAAMTFIGLLYGITAAATFAFFIGLEIVAILADLTADFGLDQMDIGQIVYPGAYDIPLIEYLLLTVVLFNAALSSQMIRRIDGGNPANGYIHFVLLTWLGAGTAIATRTLVNAILSI; encoded by the coding sequence ATGGCGGTGAAACAGTTCGGCGACGGGCTCGCGACGGCCGCGCAGCTCACCTCCGAGGTGATGGAGTCGTACGAGCAGCTCGACATCTCCAAGGGGAAGTACGTCGGCCTCGTGTTGCTGCCGGCCCTGTTCGTGTTCCTCGGCAGCGTCGTCGGCCTGGTCGCGCTCCCGCTCCCCTTCGCCGCCCGCGTCCCGATCCCGATGTTCGGCGGGCTCGTCCTGTTCGCGGCCGTCATCTACCCGAAGATCTACCTCTCCAGCCTGGAGACGAAGATCGACAACCAGCTGCACCTCGTGATGACGCACATGACCGTGCTGTCGACGACGAACATCGACCGGATGGAGGTGTTCCGGACGCTGGCACAGGAGGAGGAGTACGGCGTCGCCGCCGAGGAGATCGGCCGCGTCGTCCACCTCGTCGACACGTGGAACCAGAGCCTCGACGACGCCTGTCGCCGCCGCGCGCAGGAGGTCCCCTCCGACGCGATGGCCGACTTCTTCGACCGCCTCGGCTACACGATGGGCGCGGGCCAGTCGCTAGAGGAGTTCCTCGTCTCCGAGCAGGACGTCATGCTCGCGCAGTACGAGACGCGCTACGAGTCCGCGCTCTCGAACCTGGAGGTGATGAAGGACCTGTACATGTCGATGATCCTCTCGATGACGTTCGCGCTGGTGTTCGCCGTCGTCCTCCCGATCCTCACCGGCAACAACCCGACCGCGACGGTGGCGGCCGTCATCGTCCTCTTCGTCTTCGTCCAGCTCGGCTTCTACGCGATGATCCGCGCGACCTCGCCGTACGACCCGATCTGGTACCACCCGGACGAGCGGGCGCCCGGCGACCTCAAGCTGTGGGGCTCGCTGATCGGCGGCGGGGCGCTCTCGCTGCTGCTCATCGGGATCACGGCCGCCGGGATGTTCGGGTTCGGCCCCGGGCTCCCCGGCCTGCTCTTCTTCCTCGACGACGTCCGGCTCCCGCTGTACCTCGCGGTCCCCATCTCGCCGCTGATCATCACCGGGGTCGTCCTCCGGCAGGAGGAACAGGCGATCACCGCCCGCGACGGCGAGTTCCCCTCGTTCGTGCGCGCGCTGGGCGCGACCGAGAGCGCGAAGCAGTCCACGACCACCGACGTGCTGACGACGCTGCGCGACAAGAACTTCGGCGAGCTCTCCGAGGCCATCGAGCGGCTCTACCGCCGGCTCAACATGCGGATCAGCACCGAGGGCGCCTGGCGGGCGTTCACGCGAGACACGCGCTCGTACCTCATCCAGAAGTTCTCCGAGATGTACCTCGTCGGCCGGCGGATGGGCGGGGACCCGAAGCTGCTCGGCGAGCTGATCTCGAAGAACATGAACGCCGTCAACCAGCTGCGCGAGCAGCGCCGGCAGGCGGCGATGACGTTCATCGGGCTGCTGTACGGGATCACCGCGGCCGCGACGTTCGCCTTCTTCATCGGGCTGGAGATCGTCGCCATCCTGGCCGACCTCACCGCCGACTTCGGGCTCGACCAGATGGACATCGGCCAGATCGTCTACCCCGGCGCCTACGACATCCCGCTCATCGAGTACCTCCTGCTCACGGTCGTGCTGTTCAACGCCGCGCTCTCCTCGCAGATGATCCGCCGGATCGACGGCGGCAACCCCGCGAACGGCTACATCCACTTCGTGCTCCTCACGTGGCTCGGCGCTGGCACCGCCATCGCGACGCGGACGCTCGTCAACGCGATCCTGTCGATCTGA
- a CDS encoding NAD-dependent epimerase/dehydratase family protein produces MDTVLVTGGRGASGRWVADRLAGDYEVVVVDYDHPGLGVDPAPDVSFRAADLAERDQALDVVAAVDPDAVVHWAAIPVAGTHPEGRVFETNALAAKHVCDAAGRADAPVVQASSDGAYGFFFADPTPFPDELPVTEAHPLRPEDPYGLSKVTAEAAAGAAARRHDISAVSVRPSWIQYPGDYACRADEYVSDLDAGAGNFWSYVDVRDVADLVAAALADLLGSDPAVDPGTHEAVNCVAADNALGRPLLDLLRESYGEVPDDCAVDADALDEGDDRGVYAIGKAARLFGWAPSRSWRDAADAAVAEPTLFEE; encoded by the coding sequence ATGGACACAGTCCTCGTCACCGGCGGCCGCGGCGCCTCCGGGCGCTGGGTCGCCGACCGGCTCGCGGGCGACTACGAGGTCGTCGTCGTCGACTACGACCACCCCGGGCTCGGCGTCGACCCGGCCCCGGACGTCTCGTTCCGCGCGGCCGACCTCGCCGAGCGCGACCAGGCGCTCGACGTGGTCGCCGCGGTCGACCCCGACGCCGTCGTCCACTGGGCGGCGATCCCCGTCGCGGGCACCCACCCGGAGGGGCGGGTGTTCGAGACGAACGCGCTCGCCGCGAAACACGTCTGCGACGCCGCGGGCCGCGCCGACGCGCCGGTCGTCCAGGCCTCCAGCGACGGCGCCTACGGCTTCTTCTTCGCCGACCCCACGCCGTTCCCGGACGAGCTGCCGGTCACCGAGGCCCACCCGCTCCGCCCGGAGGACCCCTACGGGCTCTCGAAGGTGACCGCGGAGGCGGCGGCGGGCGCGGCCGCGCGCCGTCACGACATTTCCGCCGTCTCCGTCCGTCCGTCGTGGATCCAGTACCCGGGCGACTACGCCTGCCGCGCGGACGAGTACGTGAGCGACCTCGACGCGGGCGCCGGCAACTTCTGGTCGTACGTCGACGTCCGCGACGTCGCCGACCTCGTCGCGGCCGCGCTCGCGGACCTCCTTGGATCCGACCCAGCGGTCGACCCCGGGACCCACGAGGCGGTCAACTGCGTGGCGGCCGACAACGCGCTCGGCCGCCCCCTCCTCGACCTGTTGCGCGAGTCCTACGGCGAGGTGCCGGACGACTGCGCGGTCGACGCAGATGCGCTCGACGAGGGCGACGACCGCGGCGTCTACGCGATCGGGAAGGCAGCGCGGCTGTTCGGGTGGGCGCCGTCGCGCTCGTGGCGCGACGCCGCCGACGCGGCGGTCGCCGAGCCGACGCTGTTCGAGGAGTGA
- the htpX gene encoding zinc metalloprotease HtpX: MDWKTDWGLRGRMAFTMFLLFALYVVFVGALTVYFGDFLFPLIMLGGFSLAQYFFSDKLALRSMGAREVDPDEYPDLHRRIERLSQQADLPKPKVAVANTRVPNAFATGRNKKNATVAVTTGLLESLDEDELDGVLAHELAHVKNRDVMVMTIASFLSTIAFFIVRWGWLFSGDNRQGAPVIVAILVSLLVWVVSFLLIRALSRYREYSADRGAALITGKPGALASALMTIDGRMDKVPKEDLREEAEMNAFFIIPIKAGFVGKIASTHPSTENRIEKLRELEKEMETA, from the coding sequence ATGGATTGGAAGACAGACTGGGGGTTGCGTGGACGGATGGCGTTCACGATGTTCCTCCTGTTCGCCCTCTACGTCGTGTTCGTCGGAGCCCTGACGGTGTACTTCGGCGACTTCCTGTTCCCGCTGATCATGCTCGGCGGGTTCTCGCTCGCGCAGTACTTCTTCAGCGACAAGCTCGCGCTGCGGAGCATGGGCGCCCGCGAGGTCGACCCCGACGAGTACCCCGACCTCCACCGGCGGATCGAGCGGCTGAGCCAGCAGGCCGACCTCCCGAAGCCCAAGGTCGCGGTCGCGAACACCCGCGTCCCGAACGCCTTCGCGACCGGCCGGAACAAGAAGAACGCGACCGTCGCGGTGACGACCGGGCTCCTGGAGAGCCTCGACGAGGACGAGCTCGACGGCGTGCTCGCCCACGAGCTCGCCCACGTCAAGAACCGCGACGTGATGGTGATGACCATCGCGTCGTTCCTCTCCACCATCGCCTTCTTCATCGTGCGGTGGGGGTGGCTGTTCAGCGGCGACAACCGGCAGGGCGCGCCCGTCATCGTCGCGATCCTCGTGTCGCTTCTGGTGTGGGTGGTCTCGTTCCTGCTCATCCGCGCGCTCTCGCGCTACCGCGAGTACTCCGCCGACCGCGGCGCGGCGCTCATCACCGGGAAGCCCGGCGCGCTCGCCTCGGCGCTGATGACCATCGACGGCCGGATGGACAAGGTGCCCAAGGAGGACCTCCGCGAGGAGGCGGAGATGAACGCGTTCTTCATCATCCCGATCAAGGCCGGCTTCGTCGGGAAGATCGCCTCCACGCACCCCTCGACGGAGAACCGCATCGAGAAGCTCCGCGAGCTGGAAAAGGAGATGGAGACGGCCTGA
- a CDS encoding TIGR00296 family protein encodes MSEAQTVQLSYDDGARAVELAREAVESFVRHGQREQPGSMREAFYARTGAFVRLQSTRGRGRLRGCAGAWDTSDQLGHAIVEAAIKAASDDSCGSEVEPKELDNITVSVFVVSNTVLTNDPAEDLEIGTHGVAVDSGNAHGWLYPTVPVENGWSAAEFLSRTCRKAKLSPTAWQEEDTMVTLIEGQVFRERADGGAVEEL; translated from the coding sequence ATGTCCGAGGCTCAGACCGTTCAGCTGTCGTACGACGACGGTGCACGAGCGGTCGAACTCGCGCGGGAGGCGGTCGAGTCGTTCGTCCGACACGGGCAACGCGAACAGCCCGGCAGCATGCGAGAGGCGTTCTACGCCCGCACGGGCGCTTTTGTTCGGCTCCAGTCGACGCGGGGCCGCGGCCGCCTCCGCGGCTGCGCCGGCGCGTGGGACACCTCAGACCAGCTCGGTCACGCGATCGTCGAGGCCGCCATCAAGGCGGCGTCCGACGACTCCTGCGGCTCCGAGGTGGAGCCGAAGGAGCTCGACAACATCACCGTCTCGGTGTTCGTCGTCTCGAACACCGTCCTCACGAACGACCCCGCCGAGGACCTCGAGATCGGCACGCACGGCGTCGCCGTCGACAGCGGCAACGCCCACGGCTGGCTCTACCCGACGGTCCCCGTCGAGAACGGCTGGTCGGCCGCGGAGTTCCTCTCGCGCACCTGCCGGAAGGCGAAGCTCTCGCCGACCGCGTGGCAGGAGGAGGACACCATGGTGACGCTCATCGAGGGCCAGGTCTTCCGAGAGCGCGCCGACGGCGGCGCCGTCGAGGAGCTGTAG
- a CDS encoding nicotinate phosphoribosyltransferase, protein MSEFDIVDAATIREGRATDAYFERTEAALEAAGRNPRVVAEVTADQFPDGEFELFAGLGDAVELLAGRDVDVDAIPEGRLFDGGPVMRIEGPYLAFARLETSLLGFLSHVSGMATAALDCRVAAPDSQILSFGARHVHPAMTAAVERSALAAGFDGFSHVAAGDLLGREASGTMPHALAICFGRGEQEAAWRAYDEGVPADAPRIALCDTYSDEVDEVLRAVETLGDDLDGVRLDTTGSRRGDFRHIVREVQWELDARGHGDVDVYVSGGLGPADLRELRDVVDGFGVGGYVSNADPVDFALDLVAVDGEPAAKRGKLSGAKAVYRTDDGGHAVGLADRSGPADAEALMEPVIRDGEVVAGDAFDLSAAAERALADAEAVGYGAD, encoded by the coding sequence ATGAGCGAGTTCGACATCGTCGACGCGGCCACGATCCGCGAGGGGCGCGCGACCGACGCGTACTTCGAGCGGACCGAGGCGGCGCTGGAGGCGGCCGGCCGGAACCCCCGCGTGGTCGCCGAGGTGACCGCGGACCAGTTCCCGGACGGGGAGTTCGAGCTGTTCGCGGGCCTCGGCGACGCCGTCGAGCTGCTCGCCGGGCGCGACGTGGACGTGGACGCGATCCCCGAGGGGCGGCTGTTCGACGGCGGCCCGGTGATGCGGATCGAGGGGCCGTACCTGGCGTTCGCGCGGCTGGAGACGTCGCTCCTGGGCTTCCTCTCGCACGTCTCCGGGATGGCGACGGCGGCGCTGGACTGCCGGGTCGCCGCGCCCGACTCGCAGATCCTCTCGTTCGGCGCGCGCCACGTCCACCCCGCGATGACCGCGGCGGTCGAGCGCTCCGCGCTGGCGGCCGGGTTCGACGGCTTCTCGCACGTCGCCGCCGGCGACCTGCTCGGCCGGGAGGCCTCGGGGACGATGCCGCACGCGCTCGCCATCTGCTTCGGGCGCGGCGAGCAGGAGGCCGCCTGGCGCGCCTACGACGAGGGCGTCCCGGCGGACGCGCCCCGGATCGCGCTGTGTGACACCTACTCCGACGAGGTCGACGAGGTCCTCCGCGCCGTGGAAACGCTCGGCGACGACCTCGACGGCGTCCGCCTCGACACGACGGGCTCGCGCCGCGGCGACTTCCGACACATCGTCCGCGAGGTACAGTGGGAACTCGACGCGCGCGGCCACGGCGACGTGGACGTGTACGTCTCCGGCGGCCTCGGGCCGGCGGACCTCCGCGAGCTACGGGACGTCGTCGACGGGTTCGGCGTCGGCGGCTACGTCTCCAACGCGGACCCCGTCGACTTCGCGCTCGACCTCGTCGCCGTCGACGGCGAGCCGGCGGCCAAGCGCGGGAAGCTCTCGGGCGCGAAGGCCGTCTACCGCACCGACGACGGCGGCCACGCCGTCGGGCTGGCGGACCGCTCGGGACCGGCGGACGCCGAGGCGCTCATGGAGCCCGTGATCCGCGACGGCGAGGTGGTCGCGGGCGACGCGTTCGACCTCTCGGCGGCGGCGGAGCGGGCGCTCGCGGACGCGGAGGCCGTCGGCTACGGGGCGGACTGA
- a CDS encoding Hvo_1808 family surface protein: MRRVLTLSTAAAAVAAVAVLCVAFTAGVAAAPDAGAVPAASGTGPTAPGAAPSASADECGPGDGPDLVGCWNGTHYEESVDFAETDGLNESQLSALTDLTMARVEHVRQRPFKEDVPVETVTRSEYVNDTASGNGSAAFRRWNDQVWEALFVVGDDTNANSEIDSVFGGAVSGFYSPSQDRIVIVVPDGESPDIDPSTLAHELLHAMQDQYHDLTDPRYVGATQDGDLAVDGIVEGEAVHVEERYAARCADNWTCAEPPESDGGGGGGADFNFGILQTVLQPYGDGALYVRELRDDGGWAAVNETMNDPPASTAEVIHRNPGYEEGNVTFEDAATGGWETYPDQGVDGAETAGEASMFVMFWYQSLEYRHAVLAPDATVQQNVQIHLDTEAQLESRAVYNYAHPVTDGWADDELYPYRNGDRDGYVWATEWQTADDAEAFRDAYVRMLTAHGEAEYADGTVYEIGPESDFPGAYGVERDGTSVTITHAPSPEGVLELRPDADLTLPDADGTDGADGSDGDGSDGTDGDDGNSSDGGDGSGDADGSDGADGGGGDTSDSTPGFGVAAALVALAGALGLAARRST; the protein is encoded by the coding sequence ATGCGACGGGTTCTCACCCTCTCGACCGCGGCCGCCGCCGTCGCCGCGGTCGCCGTCCTCTGTGTCGCGTTCACCGCCGGCGTCGCCGCCGCTCCCGACGCCGGCGCGGTCCCCGCCGCGTCCGGCACCGGGCCGACGGCGCCGGGCGCAGCGCCCTCCGCGTCCGCCGACGAGTGCGGCCCCGGCGACGGCCCCGACCTGGTGGGCTGCTGGAACGGGACCCACTACGAGGAGTCGGTCGACTTCGCGGAGACGGACGGGCTCAACGAGTCCCAGCTGTCGGCGCTGACCGACCTCACGATGGCCCGGGTCGAGCACGTCCGGCAGCGCCCGTTCAAGGAGGACGTGCCGGTCGAGACGGTCACTCGGAGCGAGTACGTCAACGACACCGCGAGCGGCAACGGGTCCGCGGCGTTCCGCCGCTGGAACGACCAGGTGTGGGAGGCGCTGTTCGTCGTCGGCGACGACACGAACGCCAACAGCGAGATCGACTCGGTGTTCGGCGGCGCGGTCTCCGGCTTCTACTCGCCCTCGCAGGACCGGATCGTCATCGTCGTCCCCGACGGCGAGTCGCCCGACATCGACCCCTCGACGCTCGCGCACGAGCTGCTCCACGCGATGCAAGACCAGTACCACGACCTCACCGACCCGCGCTACGTCGGCGCGACCCAGGACGGCGACCTCGCGGTCGACGGGATCGTCGAGGGGGAGGCGGTCCACGTCGAGGAGCGGTACGCCGCCCGCTGCGCCGACAACTGGACCTGCGCCGAGCCGCCCGAGAGCGACGGCGGCGGGGGCGGCGGCGCCGACTTCAACTTCGGCATCCTCCAGACCGTCCTCCAGCCGTACGGGGACGGCGCGCTGTACGTCCGCGAACTCCGCGACGATGGCGGGTGGGCGGCCGTCAACGAGACGATGAACGACCCGCCGGCGTCGACGGCGGAGGTCATCCACCGCAACCCCGGCTACGAGGAGGGGAACGTCACGTTCGAGGACGCCGCGACCGGCGGGTGGGAGACCTACCCGGACCAGGGCGTCGACGGCGCGGAGACCGCGGGCGAGGCGTCGATGTTCGTCATGTTCTGGTACCAGAGCTTGGAGTACCGGCACGCCGTGTTAGCGCCCGACGCGACCGTTCAACAGAACGTCCAGATCCACCTCGACACGGAGGCCCAGCTCGAGTCGCGGGCGGTGTACAACTACGCCCACCCCGTGACGGACGGCTGGGCCGACGACGAGCTGTACCCCTACCGGAACGGCGACCGCGACGGCTACGTCTGGGCGACCGAGTGGCAGACCGCCGACGACGCCGAGGCGTTCCGCGACGCCTACGTGCGGATGCTGACCGCGCACGGGGAAGCCGAGTACGCCGACGGGACCGTCTACGAGATCGGCCCGGAGAGCGACTTCCCCGGCGCCTACGGCGTCGAGCGCGACGGGACGAGCGTGACGATAACCCACGCGCCCTCGCCGGAGGGCGTCCTCGAACTCCGGCCGGACGCCGACCTGACGCTCCCGGACGCCGACGGCACCGACGGCGCGGACGGGAGCGACGGCGACGGCTCAGACGGCACCGACGGCGACGACGGCAACAGCAGCGACGGCGGCGACGGGAGCGGCGACGCGGACGGCAGCGACGGCGCGGACGGAGGGGGCGGCGACACGAGCGACAGCACCCCCGGCTTCGGCGTCGCGGCGGCGCTCGTCGCCCTCGCGGGCGCGCTCGGGCTGGCCGCGCGACGGTCGACGTAG
- a CDS encoding cysteine hydrolase family protein — protein sequence MAFDPTATAVVVVDMQNGFCHPDGSLYAEPSEAAIEPVTALVDRAREAGASVVYTRDVHPPEQFDETHYYDEFDRWGEHVVEGSWDAELVDDLDVRDGDHVVEKHTYDAFYRTDLEGYLDAHGVDDLLICGTLANVCVLHTAGSAGLRDYRPVVVEDALGYITEEHREYAVDHADWLFGETTTRDAVAFASG from the coding sequence ATGGCGTTCGATCCGACAGCAACCGCGGTGGTCGTCGTGGACATGCAAAACGGGTTCTGTCACCCCGACGGGAGCCTCTACGCCGAGCCGAGCGAGGCCGCGATCGAGCCGGTGACGGCGCTCGTGGACCGCGCCCGCGAGGCCGGCGCGTCCGTCGTCTACACCCGCGACGTCCACCCGCCCGAACAGTTCGACGAGACCCACTACTACGACGAGTTCGACCGGTGGGGCGAACACGTCGTCGAGGGGTCGTGGGACGCCGAACTCGTCGACGACCTCGACGTGCGCGACGGGGACCACGTCGTCGAGAAGCACACCTACGACGCCTTCTACCGGACCGACCTGGAGGGGTACCTCGACGCGCACGGCGTCGACGACCTACTGATCTGCGGCACGCTCGCGAACGTCTGCGTCCTCCACACCGCCGGCAGCGCCGGGCTCCGGGACTACCGCCCGGTCGTGGTCGAGGACGCGCTCGGGTACATCACCGAGGAGCACCGCGAGTACGCCGTCGACCACGCTGACTGGCTGTTCGGCGAGACGACGACCCGCGACGCGGTCGCGTTCGCGTCGGGGTAG
- a CDS encoding HVO_2523 family zinc finger protein — MSDDPANDGGRPCPVCETPMYHRHCKYVCPAHGVVYDCSDTFY, encoded by the coding sequence GTGAGCGACGACCCGGCGAACGACGGCGGCCGCCCGTGTCCGGTCTGCGAGACGCCGATGTACCACCGACACTGTAAGTACGTCTGTCCGGCTCACGGCGTCGTCTACGACTGTAGTGACACCTTCTACTGA
- a CDS encoding phytoene/squalene synthase family protein, which produces MVEQTQVARSKRIQRRTGKTFHVATRLLPQRIRHPTYVLYGFFRIADEVVDAEDTGPPAEQRAELDRLRAAALGEEPTDDPVLEAFAEVVERNDIPDEDVHSFVDAMESDIDTDRYETYADLEAYMDGSAAAVGRMMTAIMDLDPEEEAEALPHATKLGEAFQMTNFLRDVREDVVERDRIYLPLETLRRHGVSEDQILDLEFDEDVAAAIREEMARTERLYEEGVAGIKYLPEDCQLAVLLAAVLYVDHHRLIRNRGYDTVSATPELSLTRKLSLLVRTRWKWQWNRDPEAVFYDMCTDFDPARESHGHGPHGTGVPQTD; this is translated from the coding sequence ATGGTAGAGCAAACACAGGTTGCCCGGAGCAAGCGGATCCAGCGCCGCACCGGGAAGACGTTCCACGTCGCCACCCGGCTGCTGCCCCAGCGGATCCGCCACCCGACGTACGTGCTGTACGGGTTCTTCCGCATCGCCGACGAGGTCGTCGACGCCGAGGACACCGGACCGCCAGCCGAACAGCGGGCCGAACTCGACCGCCTCCGAGCGGCCGCGCTCGGCGAGGAGCCGACCGACGACCCCGTGTTGGAGGCGTTCGCCGAGGTGGTCGAGCGCAACGACATCCCCGACGAGGACGTCCACTCGTTCGTGGACGCGATGGAGAGCGACATCGACACCGACCGCTACGAGACGTACGCCGACCTGGAGGCGTACATGGACGGCTCCGCCGCCGCCGTCGGCCGGATGATGACGGCGATCATGGACCTCGACCCGGAGGAGGAGGCCGAGGCGCTCCCGCACGCGACGAAGCTCGGGGAGGCGTTCCAGATGACGAACTTCCTCCGCGACGTCCGCGAGGACGTGGTCGAGCGCGACCGCATCTACCTCCCCTTAGAGACCCTCCGCCGCCACGGCGTGAGCGAGGACCAGATCCTCGACCTGGAGTTCGACGAGGACGTCGCGGCCGCGATCCGTGAGGAGATGGCCCGCACCGAGCGGCTCTACGAGGAGGGCGTCGCGGGGATCAAGTACCTCCCCGAGGACTGCCAGCTGGCGGTGCTGCTCGCGGCGGTGCTGTACGTCGACCACCACCGGCTCATCCGGAACCGCGGCTACGACACCGTCTCGGCCACTCCGGAGCTGTCGCTCACCCGGAAGCTGTCGCTGCTCGTCCGCACGCGCTGGAAGTGGCAGTGGAACCGCGACCCGGAGGCGGTGTTCTACGACATGTGTACCGACTTCGACCCCGCCCGCGAGTCCCACGGACACGGTCCCCACGGGACGGGCGTCCCGCAGACGGACTGA
- the hisD gene encoding histidinol dehydrogenase — MDVRTVADLSPAERRAFFERDAGVEGVREDVREIVERVREEGDVAVREFAEEFDGVAVGNVDVTDDAARAHEELADAGDPVLDAVQEAAANVREFHERQRPEDWRDDFGGRELGRRFRPIDRVGVYVPGGAAAYPSSALMGIIPAVVAGVDHVAVATPPADELNPVTLAAIHEAGADAVYQVGGAQAIGALAYGTETVTRVQKVVGPGNKWVTAAKSIVQGDVEIDFLAGPSEVLVLADGTADPDLVAADLVAQAEHDPNASVVAVTDDADLAAAVADAVDAQAAEREREETIRAALDNEASGVLRARSMPEAVLFAEEYAAEHLSIVADDDEALLDRITNAGSVFLGPYSPVAAGDYAAGTNHVLPTNGGAKRYGGLSVDTFLRSSTVQRLDRDALDDLSETVTTLADAEGLEAHAESVRKRFE, encoded by the coding sequence ATGGACGTACGAACCGTCGCGGACCTCTCGCCGGCCGAGCGGCGCGCCTTCTTCGAGCGCGACGCGGGCGTCGAGGGGGTCCGCGAAGACGTGCGGGAGATCGTCGAGCGAGTCCGCGAGGAGGGCGACGTCGCGGTCCGCGAGTTCGCGGAGGAGTTCGACGGCGTCGCCGTCGGCAACGTCGACGTCACCGACGACGCGGCGCGGGCGCACGAGGAGCTGGCCGACGCGGGCGACCCGGTCCTCGACGCGGTCCAGGAGGCGGCCGCGAACGTCCGCGAGTTCCACGAGCGACAGCGCCCGGAGGACTGGCGCGACGACTTCGGCGGCCGCGAGCTCGGCCGCCGCTTCCGGCCGATCGACCGCGTCGGCGTGTACGTGCCCGGCGGCGCGGCCGCGTACCCCTCCAGCGCGCTGATGGGGATCATCCCGGCGGTCGTCGCGGGCGTCGACCACGTCGCGGTCGCGACGCCGCCGGCCGACGAGCTCAACCCCGTCACCCTCGCGGCGATCCACGAGGCCGGCGCCGACGCGGTGTACCAGGTCGGCGGCGCGCAGGCGATCGGCGCGCTCGCGTACGGGACGGAGACGGTGACCCGGGTCCAGAAGGTCGTGGGGCCGGGGAACAAGTGGGTCACCGCCGCCAAGTCGATCGTCCAGGGGGACGTGGAGATCGACTTCCTCGCCGGCCCGAGCGAGGTGCTGGTCCTCGCCGACGGGACGGCCGACCCCGACCTCGTCGCGGCCGACCTCGTCGCGCAGGCCGAGCACGACCCGAACGCCTCGGTCGTCGCGGTCACCGACGACGCCGACCTCGCCGCGGCCGTCGCCGACGCGGTCGACGCGCAGGCCGCCGAGCGCGAGCGCGAGGAGACGATCCGGGCCGCGCTCGACAACGAGGCCTCCGGGGTCCTCCGCGCGCGCTCGATGCCCGAGGCGGTCCTCTTCGCCGAGGAGTACGCGGCCGAGCACCTCTCGATCGTCGCCGACGACGACGAGGCGCTCTTGGACCGGATCACCAACGCCGGCTCGGTCTTCCTCGGGCCGTACTCCCCCGTCGCGGCCGGGGACTACGCGGCCGGGACGAACCACGTGCTGCCGACGAACGGCGGCGCGAAGCGGTACGGCGGACTCTCGGTCGACACCTTCCTGCGGTCCTCGACCGTCCAGCGGCTCGACCGCGACGCCCTCGATGACCTCTCCGAAACGGTCACGACGCTCGCCGACGCCGAGGGGCTGGAGGCGCACGCGGAAAGCGTGCGGAAGCGGTTCGAGTAG